A segment of the Acidimicrobiia bacterium genome:
ACGACCCGATCGGCGGCGAGCGCTACATGATCAAACTTCAGCAATCCGGCCTACAACCGCTCGATGATCGCATCACCGAAGGCCGATGTGCTGACCTCGGTGGGATTGTCCATCAAACGGGCAAAGTCGTAGGTGACAATCTTTTCCGAAATGGCCTTCTCGATCGCCGCGACCATGAGGGCGCCTGCTTCTTTCCA
Coding sequences within it:
- a CDS encoding NADP-dependent isocitrate dehydrogenase (Converts isocitrate to alpha ketoglutarate), with product WKEAGALMVAAIEKAISEKIVTYDFARLMDNPTEVSTSAFGDAIIERL